A genome region from Nycticebus coucang isolate mNycCou1 chromosome 4, mNycCou1.pri, whole genome shotgun sequence includes the following:
- the MRPL35 gene encoding 39S ribosomal protein L35, mitochondrial, which translates to MASSTIVRTVKAASGLLRPLNILASSTYQNCARNASLISTLSSGHFSHVQTPLVSYASSLITSARNLTCGHTATILNRVAPLFPNVLKLPIRTVTYFSSQKGKRKTVKAVVYRFLRLHSGLWLRRKAGYKKKLWKKKAARKRRLREFVFCNKTQSKLLDKMTTSFWKRRNWYADDPYQKYHDRTNLKV; encoded by the exons ATGGCTTCCTCCACTATTGTGCGTACTGTGAAAGCGGCTTCGG GACTCTTACGGCCCCTGAATATTTTGGCATCTTCAACCTATCAAAACTGTGCCAGGAATGCCTCTCTTATTTCTACACTGTCCAGTGGTCATTTTAGTCATGTTCAGACACCACTTGTTTCCTATGCTTCCAGTCTTATCACATCTGCCAGAAACCTGACATGTGGGCATACTGCAACAATCCTTAATAG agTGGCCCCCTTGTTTCCAAATGTCCTGAAGCTGCCAATCAGAACTGTAACATACTTCAGTTCccaaaaagggaagagaaagactGTGAAAGCTGTCGTCTATAGGTTTCTTCGACTTCATTCTGGCCTTTGGCTAAGGAGAAAG GCTggttataagaaaaaattatggaAGAAGAAAGCTGCAAGGAAAAGACGTTTGAGGGAATTTGTGTTCTGCAATAAAACCCAGAGTAAACTCTTAGATAAAATGACAACGTCTTTCTGGAAGAGGCGAAACTGGTATGCTGATGATCCTTATCAGAAGTATCATGATCGAACAAACCTAAAAGTATAG